One Oncorhynchus masou masou isolate Uvic2021 chromosome 18, UVic_Omas_1.1, whole genome shotgun sequence DNA window includes the following coding sequences:
- the LOC135504711 gene encoding peregrin-like isoform X4, whose amino-acid sequence MGLDFDVKTFCHNLRATKPPYECPVKTCRKVYKSYSGIEYHLYHYDHDNPTPAQAMPQKKRKGRPPRVSLVGDGEGGVGKGGGLGLGGQGANTPGSPNRSERSHSPGRETMTYAQAQRMVELEIHGRIHRISIFENIDVVSEDDSGAEDPPSSGGGGACNGGESGGGGSEAGGNSKDRHDTPAANAGKATSKSGKHKSKEKKKEVSSHHQSASCGPVVKLPEVVYRELDQERPDAPTRHSSYYRYIDKSVEELDEEVEYDIDEEDYIWLDIMNDKRRSDGVTPIPQEVFEYLMDRLEKESYFESHNKMDPSALIDEDAVCCICNDGECQNSNVILFCDMCNLAVHQECYGVPYIPEGQWLCRRCLQSPSRAVDCALCPNKGGAFKQTDDARWAHVVCALWIPEVCFANTVFLEPIDSIEHIPPARWKLTCYICKQRGSGACIQCHKANCYTAFHVTCAQQAGLYMKMEPVRETGANGTSFSVRKTAYCDIHTPPGSARPIGGAGGTSMGSSHSEGELEEDDDPIIGHDDDSKGWSSERAKRAKAKSRLKMKRARKILAEKRNAAPVVSVPCIPPHRLSKITSNLTVPRKSQFMQRLHSYWTLKRQSRNGVPLLRRLQTHLQSQRNTEQLHPQPQAPELQVTTVTTTPSLSGGVISARDSEENNLALKEQLKAWQRLRHDLERARLLVELIRKREKLKRETIKVQQMALEMQLTPFLVLLRNTLEQLQERDTSNFFTEPVPLAEVPDYLDHIERPMDFQTMWNLLESQCYLSFEAFEADFGLIVNNCLKYNAKDTVFYRAALRLREMGGAVIRTARRQAERIGLDYDTGMHLPREPSPDSQRDRERDRERERERERDRERERERDRDGDRPLSSNEEDLLLSENRRRLPLEEQLCFLQARFDEVSSGKHSIGRSRRAKALRKEMTVIKRKLAHQREGGSCMGGRDSGGGGDRGPSLPHHPSSTGRHDEGEESSSQEISSKDLSASSSALAPEVGRRTSVLFSKKNPKTAGPPKRPGRPPKNRDAGVSPSPIGPPQLPLLSPPRQRKRPRSPHSSSSSESDSDDLLPSLPTNGFVGGNQAVTESFRVYRNERSLPRSSSDSESTTSSSSSAASDRTSTTPSKQGRGKQSFPRSAFQEDSSEETSGTENDSYSVGGSRSVSHCE is encoded by the exons ATGGGGCTGGACTTTGATGTGAAGACTTTCTGCCACAACCTCCGGGCCACCAAGCCCCCTTACGAGTGCCCCGTGAAGACCTGTCGCAAAGTCTACAAGAGCTACAGCGGCATCGAgtaccacctctaccactacgACCATGACAACCCAACGCCTGCGCAGGCCATGCCCCAGAAAAAGAGGAAGGGGCGCCCCCCTCGAGTGTCCCTGGTTGGggacggagagggaggggtgggaaaGGGaggtgggctggggctgggcgGTCAGGGAGCGAACACCCCGGGGAGTCCTAACCGGTCTGAGCGCTCCCACTCCCCAGGCAGGGAGACGATGACCTATGCCCAGGCCCAGCGCATGGTGGAGCTGGAGATCCATGGACGCATCCACCGCATCAGCATCTTTGAGAACATTGACGTGGTGTCGGAGGACGACAGCGGGGCCGAAGACCCTCCATCCTCAGGTGGGGGAGGGGCGTGTAATGGGGGAGAAAGcgggggaggagggagtgaggcagGTGGCAACAGCAAGGACAGGCATGACACCCCTGCTGCTAACGCAGGGAAGGCCACATCTAAGTCTGGGAAGCACAAGAGtaaagagaagaagaaggaggtaTCATCGCACCACCAAAGTGCTTCCTGTGGCCCGGTGGTCAAACTGCCTGAGGTGGTATACAGAGAGCTGGACCAAGAGAGGCCTGATGCACCCACAAGACATTCCTCCTACTACAG GTACATAGATAAGTCGGTAGAGGAGCTGGATGAGGAGGTGGAGTATGACATCGATGAAGAGGACTACATCTGGCTGGACATCATGAATGACAAGCGACGTAGTGACGGGGTGACGCCCATCCCCCAGGAGGTGTTTGAGTACCTCATGGACCGGCTGGAGAAGGAGTCCTACTTCGAGAGCCACAACAAG ATGGACCCTAGCGCCCTGATCGACGAAGATGCCGTCTGCTGCATCTGTAACGACGGCGAGTGTCAGAATAGCAACGTGATCCTGTTCTGTGACATGTGTAACCTGGCCGTACACCAGGAGTGTTACGGTGTGCCCTACATCCCTGAGGGCCAGTGGCTGTGTCGGCGCTGCCTCCAGTCCCCTAGCCGGGCCGTCGACTGTGCCCTATGCCCCAACAAGGGTGGAGCTTTCAAACAGACGGATGATGCACGCTGGGCCCATGTGGTGTGTGCCCTCTGGATCCCTGAG GTGTGTTTTGCCAACACTGTCTTCCTGGAGCCCATCGACAGCATCGAACACATCCCCCCGGCGCGATGGAAGCTCACTTGCTACATCTGCAAGCAGCGCGGCTCAGGTGCCTGCATCCAGTGCCACAAGGCCAACTGCTACACAGCCTTCCACGTCACCTGCGCCCAGCAGGCCGGCCTCTACATGAAGATGGAGCCTGTCAGGGAGACCGGTGCCAACGGCACCTCCTTCAGCGTTCGCAAGACCGCCTATTGCGACATCCACACCCCGCCCGGCTCTGCACGCCCCATCGGAGGGGCGGGAGGGACTAGCATGGGCTCCTCCCACAGCGAGGGCGAGCTGGAGGAGGACGATGACCCCATTATAGGTCACGATGACGACTCCAAGGGCTGGAGCTCAGAGCGGGCCAAGAGGGCCAAGGCCAAGTCCAGACTGAAGATGAAGAGAGCCAGGAAGATACTGGCTGAGAAGAGGAACGCTGCGCCTGTGGTGTCTGTGCCCTGTATACCcccacacag GCTCAGTAAGATCACCAGTAACCTGACAGTGCCCAGGAAAAGCCAGTTTATGCAGCGACTGCATAGCTACTGGACCCTGAAGAGGCAGAGCCGGAATGGTGTCCCTCTACTGCGACGGCTCCAGACCCACCTGCAGTCGCAACGCAACACAGAGCAGCTACATCCACAGCCGCAGGCGCCAGAGTTACAGGTTACCACGGTAACCACCACACCGTCTCTGTCTGGGGGTGTTATCTCAGCG AGGGACAGTGAGGAGAATAACTTGGCTCTGAAGGAGCAGCTGAAAGCATGGCAGAGACTGAGACATGACCTGGAGAGAGCCAGACTACTGGTGGAGCTCATCCGCAAGAGAGAGAAACTTAAGAGGGAGACG ATCAAGGTACAGCAGATGGCACTAGAGATGCAGCTAACTCCCTTCCTGGTCCTACTGAGGAACACCCTGGAGCAACtacaggagagagacaccagcAACTTCTTCACTGAGCCTGTCCCTCTGGCTGAG GTGCCAGACTACCTGGACCACATCGAGAGGCCTATGGACTTCCAGACCATGTGGAATCTACTTGAGTCTCAATGCTACCTCAGTTTCGAGGCTTTCGAGGCAGACTTTGGCCTCATTGTCAACAATTGTCTCAAATACAACGCCAAGGACACCGTGTTCTACCGCGCCGCTCTGCGCCTCCGGGAGATGGGCGGGGCCGTGATCAGAACCGCCCGCAGACAGGCTGAGCGAATTGGCTTGGACTATGACACAGGCATGCACCTCCCCCGAGAGCCCAGCCCTGACAGCCAgcgtgacagagagcgagaccgagagagggagcgggagagagaaagggacagggagcgagaacgagagagggacCGAGACGGAGACAGGCCGCTCTCTTCCAATGAGGAGG acCTGCTCTTATCAGAGAACCGGCGACGGCTGCCATTGGAGGAGCAGCTGTGTTTTTTGCAGGCGCGCTTTGATGAGGTCAGCTCGGGGAAGCACAGCATCGGTCGGTCGCGGCGGGCCAAAGCCCTGAGGAAAGAGATGACGGTCATCAAGAGGAAACTAGCCcaccagagagaggggggttcgtGCATGGGGGGCAGGGACTCAGGGGGCGGAGGGGACAGGGGACCATCCCtccctcatcacccctcctccacGGGACGCCATGACGAGGGGGAGGAGAGCAGCAGTCAGGAGATCAGTAGCAAGG ATCTAAGTGCATCATCTTCGGCTCTAGCTCCAGAGGTGGGACGTCGtacctctgtcctcttctccAAGAAGAACCCCAAAACGGCCGGACCCCCAAAGAGGCCGGGCCGCCCCCCTAAGAACAGAGACGCGGGGGTAAGCCCTAGTCCGATTGGTCCCCCCCAACTGCCCCTCCTGTCCCCCCCTCGGCAGAGGAAGAGACCCCGCAGCCCTCACAGCAGCTCCAGCTCTGAGAGTGACAGTGACGACCTCCTTCcga GTCTGCCCACTAACGGTTTTGTTGGGGGCAACCAGGCGGTGACAGAGAGTTTTCGGGTGTACAGGAATGAGAGGAGCCTCCCTCGATCCAGCTCTGACTCTGAATCCACcacgagcagcagcagcagcgctgCCTCTGACAGAACCAg taccaCTCCGTCTAAGCAGGGCCGGGGGAAGCAGTCGTTCCCTCGTTCCGCCTTCCAGGAGGACAGCAGTGAGGAGACATCAGGGACAGAAAATGACTCCTACTCTGTGGGAGGGTCACGCAGTGTCTCACACTGTGAGTGA